The region aaatatgttcaacatcattatctatacacaaatacaaattaaaataaaaatagaatttcacTACACAACCATGAGAATggataaaatgaaatacaataacaACATGAAATTCTGGCAAGGGTATGTAGAGACTGAATTAATAatacattactggtgggaatgtaaaatggttcagccactctggaaaacattttgaaaattttcttaaaatcacAAATCTGGAACTATTACAACTTAGCAGTTACAATCCTGGATATTTATCCCAGAACAATGAATACTTATATTTACACAAAAATCATAGAACAGTGAATGACATCAAAAAAATTGCAAAGTAGGAATATTAAAAAGTTTGTCCCTAATAAAAGGaatggagaaactggaaaatgTCTGTTAGAATCAGCTTTctcataattcttaattttaactgAAAGCTTGCAGAAATTAGGGGAATGCTTAATCAAGAAGAAATGGCTGAATTTCAGTAAGAGATaactggcattattttaaaattgtggtaaaagtcacataacagaatttacccttttgatcattttaaatgtataattcagCAGGTTCACaaagctgtgcaaccatcaccactatctaactTCAGAACATTTTAATCATTACTACCCTTCAAAAAAAGCTCATACATTTTAAGCAGTCACCATTTTTCTCCAGCCTCTTGCAATCAAAAATTTCCTTTTGTTCTATGGATTTgtctattaattttttatatgTATGAAATACTACAGATTGTACTATTTGTCTCCGGCTTCTTTGACCTTACATaaagttttcaagtttcattcatgttgtagtgtgtatcagtatttcatttctctttatcgCCAAATAATACAAGCATATGTATGTTGGAGATATTGCAGATTTGGTTTCAGATCAAATATGGTAATAAAGCGAATCACACGACTTTGGGGGTCTAATGCCAGATCGATCAGTTTGAACTTTTTGGTAAACTCTACAGGGTTTTATCTAAAGGGTGCACAAGGGGAAGGCCCTGTGGGAGGTGGGAGAGACTGTTGATCACAAGGGCTGTTGAAGGAGTCACATCAGGAACTTACAGCTACTCATGATTCTGCGGGATGTTATCTGCAGACATGTGCTTATAAGGGAGTGCTAAGTGTCAGTGAGGCCCCCATGGGTCAAACCAGTGGATGCAGAGGCAGCCATACCATGAGGTAGCTTAGATAAACTCCAACACACACCCCAGACACACccaaaaataatgtttaatctggGAATCCTGTAGCAGTCAACTTGACACACAAATACCACAATGAtttatatccataaaatggatAGTTATTTActaacacaaagaaataaaggacctatacatgcaacaacatggaggaACTTTGAAACATCCTATGTGAAAAAAATGGTACATATTTTgtgcttccatttatatgaaatgtctagaataggtAAGTTCATAGAACAGAATACAAATTAGTGTTTGTCATGGGCTGAGAGGAAGAGACAAGAGAAAGCGATGCTTAATGAGTACAGGCCTTCCCTTTTATGTAATGGGAATGTTCCGGAATTAGGCAGAAGCAATGATTACACActattgtgaatgtactaaaaagcACTGAATCACAcactttaaaattgttaaaaaataaaaaataatgttgtGTGAGtctcatcttaaaaaaataaaaggtggaAAAAATTGAGCTAAAAATGctctatgtatgtatattatttaatGTACCATTTCatgtataataatttaaaaaacccctTGGATGTCCAAGAAAATATCAGTCTTTATGTTTTAATGTCGTCCAAGCTTTTTGTCAAAAACATATATGGCTGATGTACATTAAGGAATGTGATAGACTGGTAGAGAGATATTTAACAGAAAAGAACTATATCACGTTACCTCCATATTACAGAATTTAATGGTGCTTTTTATCTCTTCCCAAAGTCATTTTTACTTTTACAAATTCATCAAAATATAGgacattacttttattatttaattgaaGGGATATAAACTTAAAACCATTCGCTGTGTTTCATTATTGCTACTATTGTAATCATCATTATTACTATCGTAATGTTTAGGCATCTGATTATTCCTCAGTTAATCAGTACGCATGACAAGTCTGAGCCTTTGATGAAGCTTTAGAATGCCATAATACTCACCATCAACTTCAGTTAAAAGTAAACTTCCTGAAAACCAAGGCATATGTTATCTGATTTTGCACAATTCCCAGCATGACTTGAGAAGTACTAAGTCCTCAATGATGTTATTTAGagagatttaaagaaataaacaaatgaaaaattagaTGGATGTGTGAATCACTGAAACATGCACTACTTAAGTGCTTTCAACATGTGTCCCACAAGGCCTTCCTTAGAAAGAAGCAATACTTTGCAACAAATACTAAAATCATTCacttttattaaaattcatttgtgTTCATTTTAATTCCTCTCCGTTGAATACACactcacacaagcacacacatagatacaaaTCCATGGAATAGTTCCCTTATTTAAGTATCACCACACAGCAGTAAGAGTGGAAAGCATCTCCTCTTTGCCCTCCTCCCATCGTGGTTAACTTACCTGCTACACAAGCACCTGTGTCACTAATGTTCTGAAATATTCCCCTTGAGACATACAGCgcacatttttcttaaataccAGGTTCAGTATTACAGATATCAAGGGATTTAGAAGTTGAGGACTGTGCATGTACAAATATTGTAGAACCAAGACATTTTTGGAGCAAGATCTTGAACACCTGGACCAGATCACATTCAGCTCATTGCTTTGCTATCCAGGCCTAAGGTATTAAAGGAAGTAAAAGGTAGAATTAGTGACGGATTTTTTTTATGCAATAAGATATAACAGATAGAGATTCTGAATGCATATGAATTGTTTATGATATTTTCAGAAATACAGATTTGAGTCCTTTAACCATGTTTGAAGGCAGAAATGTTGCGGgaggctgtaaaatggaaaattGGGAAGTTTCTCCAATTCTCAGATTCCCATCATGATTATGAATATCTACGTTATTTCCCTAACAAAAGTAATCTTTAGTTTAGCATTTGTATAAGTCAGGTATGAGTCATCCTCGTGATAAGAAGAAACAGGGCAATAGATAGGTAATACTCCTCAACCTTGGTCAGAACACTCTTCCTTTTTACCTGCCCTCCCCTTGTTCTCAAAGGAGAGTCCAATTTTTCTTAGTTCATTTCTAGAGAGACTTAGTTTTGACTGTATTTCATCCATTTTAGATAGCAACACTTGCCTGGAGGAGCCCACTGTCATAAGGAGAGAAAAACATGGGTTTTAAAGATTTAGAAATACTAGTGAAACAACACACTTATTGTCTACAGGATTTGGGAAACAGATATTCATGTGCTAACGTTACTATTCCATTATATCTATCCACATTCATGGCATAATGTTAGTTAATTTTCCttgcaagaaaataaattatgatgtattgaaatcattttaaatttgctttggaaaatgtcttatttattttgtggTTAATACTAATTACCTTGGCATACACATGGCTCTCTGACAGTGTTGCAAATGTATTGACAATGGTATTTAATTATTATGTAACAAGAAAGTTTtggttattaaaaaatatatctataaaaagaaaacagaagagataTAAACAGCATATCTTTCTGATATTTAGGAAAGATATTCTTCAGAATACAGCAAAGGTAAATCAGCAATATATTGTCTGTTTTACAGTTATGGAACCTAATActttttctgatttctctatTGTTCAAATGtattaagaaagagaaatgagtagTGTTACCATTTTCTTCAACAATTTATGACAATTTAGTATACACTagccaaatatttatcaaaagccAATTTCAAGGTCTATTTTATTTCAAtggtaattttatatatatgcataaatatacagacatatatacatatctgtgattttatagcatttttattgcttttaataGCATCTGTGAAAGTAATCTGAAAATGTAATCTTGTATTCAAAGATAGTATACTTTTACAAGcctgacagaaaaaaaagttgatgGTAATTTTGGTACTTGTGGAAACACAAATCATATTATAAATCCATAGTATTCTTTATTTCCAAAGTAAAAATTGTAAGGCTTTTGTTAGCCTTGTGATTAATAGTTTAAAGCAACACCAATGACACTAAGATGAGAATTTGAAGATCAGCTAATAAGCTGTGATATgatttaagaaattgccaaatttttaaaactgcaaatGTGAACAAAGTAAGCAAGAgaatttatttcagtatttcctAATGTTTTGGTTGTGGAGAATCTTTGCCAAACTGTTAAAATGGAGTAGTTTGGTAGAGCCAGCAAGCCTTCTTTTGTTTATCAGAAGTGATCTTGATCCagtgttttcttgcttttatttctgcattgtctgaaattagtatTTCCTCTCAATTTTTTGGATGTGTTTCTGTTATTTTGGTGGTTTTTTGTTTACCATAAAAACCTTTGTGCCTACTTTGAATATTATCTTCTTTCTGATAAAATAtacgtattttaaaaaaaatcactttaaagcCAATTTGTTCTATAGATTACATAATTGATCTTTTTCCAAACCAATATATTTATTTTGCCTACCACActatttttctgctttcttgaGGTTTATTTTGTTCTCTCTATTTTATAGTGACTCTTTTATGTTTTCCAAGTAATAATGTTCAGACTATAGTGCTTAGTTTAATAATGCCTGAAGTCAAGTATAAAAAGtgtaattcattcatttgttcattcacttaaaaatatttattgacatcTAATATATACTGATTTCTATACACAGCAGGTATAAAATAAAACCTGTCTTAATATTAAGGGTTTTATTAAATTGTGGATGATTTgagaatttaattaaattttcataATATCATAATGTTAAACTagtggaaaaaataatttcatcaataaATTCTTTCCTGACTATAAGCTTGGTATTTTGCTGATTATATTATACTGAGTCTTTTTAGAGGCTGGCTCTCTAAACTGTCCAAGAGAGTTGAATCTTCCTGAAAAATATTGTGCCAGAGGCTATTCTGGTTGAGGGAGGGGGagttcaaaaaaggagagaagagtgcAAATTCGCAGAGCTAAAAATAGCTGTATGATTTGAGTAGAGAAAGCAAACGGCAAGAGAGAACGCTGCTCTGCCTATTATGGTTTGCTGGAAATTTAAGCATGCCTCAGATCTAAGAGCAATGGCTCATTTCTCTTAGAAACTTTTCCTCAAAATTTAGTTAGCTGTCATTTCTATCTTCTGGAGTTAAAAAAACTAGGGAACGATTTGGTATCTCTGATACATCttccatttttaacaatattactgTCCTTTTATGGTGACTGGAAGTTTATTCTGGGAAGATACTTCAACGAGTCCTATGAATGTCACACCCCATATATCAGGTGTGACAAAGGCCAAACATGAAACATcattaaatatgtgaaaattgaGTCCAatattcatatttaagtgtgagATCCTCAATATCCTTCTGCTACTTAACTCCAGGATCACTGGCAGCCTGTCACATAAGCCGCCAGGACGTAgattaatggatttttttttcctggaaaaatggaaaatccctgaggaaaaacaaaaaaaaaactatgaaccTGATGACTAAGAATGTTTTCAATGAAACAGAGATTCCTACTTGAGCACTCAAAGTAAATGCTATCAATTGATCAGACTCACTCATCACTGGAGTTTAGAATCAGAAACTCTATAGCCTCTTTCTTAAGTGTAAATTAATAGTCAGGATTACCATACATTTGAGGGACACCTCCAAagtaaaagacaacaaaaaattataaaaataaaaattgagactTAGACAATATGGAAATAATTAATATGaagcacatatatgtatatatactcatgTATAACATACATGTATATTATGCATAAATATAAGTGTTGTCAGATTCACAAAATTCAGAGAAAATAAGATCTTGTACATTTGTAATgttagacaacaacaacaaaatgccaAGATATTTGGAAGATATAGTTGAGGAACTTTCTAGAAAATGgacccaaaaataaattgatacaacataagaaaatttttaaacaagaagaaaagatataaaattctagaactgTGTCTGGTATATAGTAAACATGAGTAAGAACCCTTAATTAAGAATAAGAGCAGTATTAACTACATCCTAACCATACCTGTTGTGTCTTTGGTGAGGCAATCAATGAGCTTTTCCTTAAGATAACTCCCAAAGGGAGATATGTATAGTAATTGACATTTAAATAAGATATTATAAAAAAGTTAATCAGAAAGATCATAACATAGTTACACTTATTAAAATTTATAAGATTTatctattttgagatttttatttatattttataaggattttttccttttgcttaaaATAACGTAGACACAATGTCTGTGATAGTGCTTGGCATGTAGTAGatgataaatttatatatttgttgaatgagttgataaatcagtgaattaacaaaGAATACATACTTGGTTTAAACTATGTTAAAATAAGCATTTCCTGGCATTAAAATTCTAGTTCTTTGATTTAAAATGCAATATttcacagagagaagagaaagagaaagagaggggaaccacaactgagatttttttttctattttttcaaatcTAGGAAGgtcataaaacaaagcaaaacaaaaataaaactaaaactctGCTATCTTCTCAATGATTATACCAGCCTGATCATGATAATGCTGAATAAAACAGACCTGGACCCACCCTCATTTATTCTGAATGGAGTTCCAGGACTGGAAGATATACATGTCTGGATTTCTCTCCCATTCTGCTTCATGTATGCTGTGGCTGTGGTAGGGAACTGCGGACTCCTCTACCTCGTTTGCTATGAGGACGCCCTGCACAAACCCATGTACTACTTCTTGGCCATGCTTTCTCTCACTGACCTTGTCATGTGCTCTAGTACAATCCCTAAAGCTCTCTGCATCTTCGGTTTCACCTCAAGGAAATCAGCTTTGTAGAATGCCTGGTTCAGATGTTCTTCATTCACACCTTCACAGGGATGGAGTCTGGGGTGCTCATGCTGATGGCCCTggaccgctatgtggccatctgctaCCCTCTGCGCTACTCAACTATCCTCACCAATCCTGTCATTGCAAAGGCTGGGCTCTCCACCTTTCTCAGAGGGGTGCTGCTCATCATTCCCTTCACTTTCCTTACCAAGCATCTGCCCTATTGCAGAGGCAATGTAATTCCCCACACCTACTGCGACCACATGTCTGTAGCCAAGTTATCCTGTGGAAATATCAAGCTCAATGTTATCTATGGTCTGATGGCTGCCTTTTTGATTGGAGGCTTTGACATCCTGTGCATCACGATCTCCTACACCAAGATCCTCCGGGCAGTGGTCAGCCTCTCTTCAGCAGAGGCTCGGCAGAAGGCCTTCAGCACCTGCACTGCCTACATTTGTGCCATAGTTTTCTCCTACAGTCCAgccttcttctgtttcttttttaatcgCTTTGGGGGCCACACAATCCCTCCCTCTTGCCACATCATTGTGGCCAATATTTATCTGCTCCTGCCTCCCACTATGAACCCCATTGTCTATGGGGTGAAAACCAAGCAGATACGAGATTTTGTCATAAGGATCCTTTCAGGTTCTAAGGATACAAAATTCCACAGCACTTGAAAGCGATATTTTCAGGGAAGTAATgaaacagaaggggaaaaaaataaagtgatattTCTATTGGCTCTTTGGTCAGAGTCTAAAAGTGTCTTTTTAAGAGTACCAGTTTGGTCATGACAAGGGAAAGTGTTGAGTGGGTCATTAAATGTCTTCAGAATGCCCAGATCACTGACATGCCGTCCTCCACTTGTCACACACATGCACTATGAATTGTCCACCTCCTCACCTCTGTGGAGGACTCATCTCATCATTAACCCAATTTCCTGTGAACAAAACATAGTGGAAAGTTGTGTAATTATCAAGAGAAATGAATAATTAAGAAAGTGTTATCTGCTGCTGGATACCAGCTTGTCTTGTTTTCAAATAGTATTTGAGATTTTCAGTTGAAACTTCAACATAACTCTCTCAACATTGATAGGCCCACTATATAGAAAACCTGCAAGACTATAGATAAACCCAATGACACTTCAATAGACAGAATCTAATCCCCATTTATAAAACAATTTTCACAATACCaggacatacattctttttcaagtgtacatggaacatacACCTGTAACAAGACCTATCCTGAGCCATAAAAGAAACCTAAACatttcaaaagaattgaaagcatatACTGTATATTTTCCAACTACAGCAGAATCAGAcaataaatcaaaaataaattttttaaaaaggaaagtctACAAACACTTGGAAACTAAGCAagacacttctaaataatccattaGTCAAAGAAAAAGTCtcaagggaaattaaaaaatacacggattaagtaaaaataaaattcaatgcATCAAAATTTCTGGGAGCACATTAAAGCATTGTTGAAAGAATAATTTAGAGCCCTCAATACATACatgacaaaagaggaaaaatctCCAAGCAATAACCTAATCTCCTACCTGaagaatctagaaaaagaaagacactatGACTCCAAagcaaggggaagaaagaaaatgataaaaataagagTATAATCAATgacactgaaaacagaaaaatgaagaggaaatcaATTAAGCATAGATCTTGTTATTTGAAAAGAGCATTAAAATTGGCAAACATCTAGAAATATtgacaaggaaaaaaagagaagaaacacattGGCAATGCCAAGAATGAAAAGGGTATCATATTGGACTCTGAAAACATAAAAGGGTATAAAGGAATACTACAAACAACCTTAAACAAATAAATTtggcaacttagaagaaatgaaccaattcctccAAAAACAAAATATCACTACTTACTCAATATGAAAGACGTAATTTGAAAAGCCCTGTTACTAGTAAGCAAattgaatttttacttttaaaaagtattctccATAGCCTGatattttcattggagaattctaccaaacgtttaaagaagaattaacaccaatcctaTGCAATGTCTGCAAGAAAAATAGGAGAGAATGGAACActtcataattctttttataaaattagtgctattctgataccaaaactagagaaagacagaacagcaacaacaaaaatctacaaaacaacatttctcatgaatatagattcaaaaattcctataaaaatataacaataaaattcaaaaatatataaaaattatataccatTATTAAATCATTAGTCAAGTGGGTTTTATTCTCAGGGTACAAGGCTGCTTCAGTATTCAGTAATCAACTATATTAACAGGCTAAATAATAATCACCAGGCTATTATATCAATTGATAaggaaaaaggatttgacaaaattcaaactattcttttttatcactgtggtgaaaaaggcaacaaaaaattatcatttaaataatttttaaatttacagtaCAGTAGTATTAACTATATGTACATTGATGTATAGCAGATCCCTATAACTTTTATCTTGCAACACCAACACTATATGTCCATTGAAccactccctctttcttcctcctccccatccctagcaaccaccattctacatcCTGTTTCTAAGAGTTTGACTACTTAAAAAATTGTAAGTGTGGtaaatacacacaacataaaatttatcatattAACCATTTTAAGAGTACATTTCAGTACAGTTGAGTATATTTACATTGTTGTACAACAGAA is a window of Vicugna pacos chromosome 10, VicPac4, whole genome shotgun sequence DNA encoding:
- the LOC107032906 gene encoding LOW QUALITY PROTEIN: olfactory receptor 52N4-like (The sequence of the model RefSeq protein was modified relative to this genomic sequence to represent the inferred CDS: inserted 1 base in 1 codon), whose translation is MIMLNKTDLDPPSFILNGVPGLEDIHVWISLPFCFMYAVAVVGNCGLLYLVCYEDALHKPMYYFLAMLSLTDLVMCSSTIPKALCIFXFHLKEISFVECLVQMFFIHTFTGMESGVLMLMALDRYVAICYPLRYSTILTNPVIAKAGLSTFLRGVLLIIPFTFLTKHLPYCRGNVIPHTYCDHMSVAKLSCGNIKLNVIYGLMAAFLIGGFDILCITISYTKILRAVVSLSSAEARQKAFSTCTAYICAIVFSYSPAFFCFFFNRFGGHTIPPSCHIIVANIYLLLPPTMNPIVYGVKTKQIRDFVIRILSGSKDTKFHST